Proteins encoded together in one Deltaproteobacteria bacterium window:
- the mscL gene encoding large-conductance mechanosensitive channel protein MscL translates to MSMIQEFKAFAMRGNVVDLAVGVVIGGAFGKIVSSVVEDLITPIIGIVLGGVDFSAIKAGPFGIGKFVQAVIDFTIIAFVLFMIIKAMNAAKKKEEAAPAAPPEPPADVKLLTEIRDLLSRR, encoded by the coding sequence ATGTCCATGATCCAGGAATTCAAAGCGTTCGCGATGCGCGGAAACGTCGTCGACTTGGCGGTCGGCGTCGTGATCGGCGGCGCGTTCGGAAAGATCGTCTCGTCCGTCGTCGAAGACCTCATCACGCCGATCATCGGCATCGTGCTGGGCGGCGTCGACTTCAGCGCGATCAAGGCCGGCCCGTTTGGCATCGGGAAGTTCGTTCAGGCAGTGATCGACTTCACGATCATCGCGTTCGTGCTGTTCATGATCATCAAGGCGATGAACGCGGCGAAGAAGAAGGAAGAGGCCGCACCGGCGGCTCCGCCCGAGCCCCCGGCGGACGTCAAGCTCTTGACCGAGATTCGCGACCTGCTGAGCCGCCGCTAA
- a CDS encoding alpha/beta fold hydrolase: MRRLSPLLLALTSALAGCAASPAFDPVTMDAPRGEPPAESPELQFVSAGAHLNAYAHIAAGPGPHPTAVLLHGFPGNERNLDLAQALRRAGWNALYFTYRGAWGSGGEFSFGNALEDVAAVVATLREPAFARRYRVDAQRIVLVGHSMGGAAALVSAAKLDAVKCVASLAGANFAALGERASASPEAAKQTAALFQSWGEGRIRDISGAAMLEDLVAHRVEYAATSHAEALARKPVLLVAGARDDVTPPAQHHAPLVAAIRAQGGAQLREVELGSDHAFSDARIALARTVLDWAQRECLPRLAGD, from the coding sequence GTGCGCAGGCTCTCGCCGCTGCTCTTGGCCCTGACCAGCGCGCTCGCGGGGTGCGCGGCTTCGCCTGCGTTCGATCCCGTGACGATGGACGCACCGCGCGGCGAGCCGCCCGCGGAGAGTCCGGAGCTGCAGTTCGTTTCCGCGGGCGCGCACCTGAACGCGTACGCACACATCGCGGCGGGGCCGGGTCCGCATCCCACGGCGGTGCTGCTGCATGGCTTCCCCGGCAACGAGCGCAATCTCGATCTCGCGCAGGCGCTGCGCCGCGCGGGCTGGAACGCTCTCTACTTCACGTATCGCGGCGCGTGGGGCAGCGGCGGCGAGTTCAGCTTCGGCAATGCGCTCGAAGACGTCGCCGCCGTCGTCGCGACGCTGCGCGAGCCCGCGTTCGCACGGAGGTATCGCGTCGACGCGCAGCGCATCGTGCTCGTCGGCCACAGCATGGGCGGCGCAGCGGCGCTCGTGTCGGCGGCGAAGCTCGACGCGGTGAAGTGCGTCGCGTCGCTAGCGGGCGCGAACTTCGCAGCGCTCGGCGAACGCGCGAGCGCGAGCCCGGAAGCGGCAAAGCAGACGGCGGCGCTCTTCCAGAGCTGGGGCGAGGGGCGCATTCGCGACATCTCGGGAGCGGCGATGCTCGAGGATCTCGTCGCGCATCGCGTCGAGTACGCGGCGACGAGTCATGCGGAAGCGCTCGCGCGCAAGCCCGTGCTGCTCGTCGCCGGCGCGCGCGACGACGTGACGCCGCCAGCGCAGCACCACGCGCCGCTCGTGGCCGCGATCCGCGCGCAAGGCGGCGCGCAGCTGCGCGAAGTCGAGCTCGGCTCGGACCACGCGTTCTCGGACGCGCGCATCGCGCTCGCGCGCACCGTGCTCGACTGGGCGCAGCGCGAGTGTCTGCCGCGCCTCGCGGGAGACTGA
- a CDS encoding rhomboid family intramembrane serine protease, with amino-acid sequence MFFPLRDENPTLRASIVTIALIGANVATWALLQGLGFDSRALALSVCEHGAIPGELLGRAAPGTAVPMGDELSCVIEAPARWSTVLTSMFMHAGWLHLIGNMWFLWVFGDNVEDAMGHVRFLAFYVLCGLAAFAAQAASDPASPVPMVGASGAIGGVLWAYARLYPRARVHMLAVWLIFVQRMVVPAVVVLGLWFLLQIVSGLPTLGATGGGGVAFWAHAGGFLAGFVAIPFFAGRTRSGATF; translated from the coding sequence GTGTTCTTCCCGCTCCGCGACGAAAACCCGACGCTCCGCGCGAGCATCGTCACGATCGCGCTGATCGGCGCCAACGTCGCGACCTGGGCGCTGCTGCAGGGGCTCGGCTTCGACTCGCGCGCCCTCGCGCTCTCGGTTTGCGAGCACGGCGCGATTCCAGGTGAGCTGTTAGGGCGCGCCGCGCCGGGAACCGCGGTGCCGATGGGCGACGAGCTCAGCTGCGTGATCGAGGCGCCTGCGCGCTGGAGCACGGTGCTCACCTCGATGTTCATGCACGCGGGCTGGCTCCACCTGATCGGCAACATGTGGTTCCTCTGGGTCTTCGGCGACAACGTCGAGGACGCGATGGGGCACGTGCGCTTCCTCGCGTTCTACGTGCTGTGCGGGCTCGCCGCGTTCGCCGCGCAGGCGGCCTCGGACCCCGCGAGCCCGGTGCCGATGGTCGGCGCGTCGGGCGCGATCGGCGGGGTGTTATGGGCGTACGCGCGCCTCTATCCGCGCGCGCGCGTCCACATGCTCGCGGTGTGGCTGATCTTCGTGCAGCGCATGGTCGTGCCCGCGGTGGTCGTGCTCGGGCTCTGGTTCCTGCTGCAGATCGTGAGCGGCCTGCCGACGCTCGGCGCGACCGGCGGCGGAGGCGTCGCCTTCTGGGCCCACGCCGGCGGCTTCCTCGCCGGCTTCGTCGCGATTCCGTTCTTCGCAGGGCGCACGCGAAGCGGCGCGACCTTCTAG
- a CDS encoding c-type cytochrome — MRTLSAFAALLALSLLAACDSGGGDANAAAIKRGKVVFETNCTACHARDAKLDGPVGPAIACASLELLTAKVIRNEYPPGYTPKRDTQGMAPLPHLEPELPALAAYLGSLGCE; from the coding sequence ATGCGCACGCTGTCCGCTTTCGCCGCACTTCTCGCGCTGTCGCTGCTTGCCGCCTGTGACTCCGGCGGCGGCGATGCGAACGCCGCAGCGATCAAGCGCGGCAAAGTCGTGTTCGAGACGAATTGCACCGCCTGCCACGCGCGCGACGCGAAGCTCGACGGCCCGGTCGGCCCCGCCATCGCCTGCGCCTCGCTCGAGCTGCTCACCGCGAAAGTGATCCGCAACGAGTACCCGCCGGGCTACACGCCCAAGCGCGACACGCAGGGCATGGCGCCGCTGCCGCACCTCGAGCCGGAGCTGCCCGCCCTCGCGGCCTACCTGGGATCGCTCGGCTGCGAGTGA
- a CDS encoding CDP-alcohol phosphatidyltransferase family protein, which translates to MAQTKSRLLTRANALTGVRLVLAPLLVWALCERSAGLALAAFALAVGTDLADGRVARRFGEASPLGGFLDHVTDALFVSAGLGALALLGIVPAPLPLLVLAAFAQYALDSRALAGRPLRASALGRWNGIAYFVLLGIPVVRDGLALAWPTDALVRALGWALVATTLLSMQGRLAALRATRSREVA; encoded by the coding sequence ATGGCGCAGACGAAGTCGCGGTTGCTCACGCGCGCGAACGCGCTCACGGGTGTGCGGCTCGTGCTCGCGCCGTTGCTCGTGTGGGCGCTGTGCGAGCGCAGCGCTGGGCTCGCGCTCGCGGCGTTCGCGCTCGCGGTCGGCACCGATCTCGCCGACGGACGCGTGGCGCGGCGCTTCGGTGAGGCGAGCCCGCTCGGCGGATTCCTCGATCACGTCACGGATGCGCTGTTCGTGTCCGCCGGGCTCGGCGCGCTCGCATTGTTAGGGATCGTGCCCGCGCCGCTGCCGCTGCTCGTGCTCGCCGCTTTCGCGCAGTACGCGCTCGACTCGCGCGCGCTCGCGGGCCGCCCGCTGCGCGCGAGCGCGCTCGGGCGCTGGAACGGCATCGCGTACTTCGTGCTGCTGGGCATTCCCGTCGTACGCGACGGCCTCGCGCTCGCGTGGCCCACGGACGCGCTCGTGCGCGCGCTCGGCTGGGCGCTCGTCGCGACCACGCTGCTCTCGATGCAGGGTCGCCTCGCCGCACTGCGCGCCACTCGCTCTCGGGAGGTCGCGTGA
- a CDS encoding NAD(P)H-binding protein: MPRFVLTGANGRIGQNLVARAAGARALVRSQRAADSLAGLGADVRVLDVRDVDALARAAEGCEAWIHLVGILKETRSAKYVDAHERSCEAVARAAERAGVRRIVCLSILGARPDSANACLASKGRADALLLGGRAPATVLRVPMVLGPGEIAAFALRAQARARVAFMVRGGATREQPIDTRDIVSALLLGAADSSDGHVALDLAGPESLTHRELVVRIARVLGKPAPAVVPIPAALAFGAAALLERLAEPPVTRAMLGVLEHDDQIDPRPAAQRLGLTLTPLADTLSHTFAPENRAA; encoded by the coding sequence ATGCCTCGCTTCGTTCTCACCGGCGCCAACGGCAGGATCGGACAGAACCTGGTCGCTCGCGCAGCTGGCGCACGCGCGCTCGTGCGCTCGCAGCGCGCGGCGGATTCGCTCGCGGGCCTCGGCGCTGACGTGCGCGTGCTCGACGTGCGCGACGTGGACGCGCTCGCGCGCGCCGCCGAGGGCTGCGAGGCGTGGATCCATCTCGTCGGCATTCTCAAGGAAACGCGCAGCGCGAAGTACGTGGACGCGCACGAGCGCAGCTGCGAGGCCGTCGCGCGCGCAGCGGAGCGCGCGGGCGTGAGGCGCATCGTGTGCCTCAGCATCCTCGGCGCGCGCCCCGACTCCGCGAACGCGTGCCTCGCGTCGAAGGGGCGCGCGGATGCGCTGCTGCTCGGCGGCCGCGCGCCCGCGACCGTGCTGCGCGTGCCGATGGTGCTCGGGCCGGGTGAGATCGCGGCGTTTGCGCTGCGTGCGCAGGCGCGTGCGCGCGTCGCGTTCATGGTGCGCGGCGGCGCCACGCGCGAGCAGCCGATCGACACGCGCGACATCGTGTCGGCGCTTCTGCTCGGCGCGGCGGACAGCAGCGACGGGCACGTCGCGCTCGACCTCGCGGGCCCGGAGTCGCTCACGCATCGCGAACTGGTCGTGCGCATCGCGCGCGTGCTCGGGAAGCCCGCGCCCGCAGTGGTGCCGATTCCCGCTGCGCTCGCGTTCGGCGCCGCAGCGCTGCTCGAGCGCCTCGCCGAGCCGCCCGTCACGCGCGCGATGCTCGGCGTGCTCGAGCACGACGACCAGATCGACCCGCGCCCTGCCGCGCAGCGCCTCGGGCTCACGCTCACGCCGCTCGCCGACACGCTCTCCCACACCTTCGCGCCGGAGAACCGCGCCGCATGA
- a CDS encoding Rieske 2Fe-2S domain-containing protein: MTVPYESIPNGWFAVATTRELKAGRVLEKKYFGREWVMWRDASGAAVMNDAYCPHLGAHLGGGKVRGDRLHCPFHGFAYARDGACAATPDGRTPPRVRLRTLPLRESNGIVLAYWHAEGEAPHWQPPAIDQPGFTSFKFLRRAFRGHPQEICENSSDLVHFGPTHGYGDPHATREPHVDGHVLYVDYAMNRSLDFLGMPNRRAPLVFSAEVFGLGFSRVHARMPSIGVEADLLVMPTPITANEVELNFAARVKNPRVPFVAPILRQLFVRGYTSDLMADVPIWARKRYVARPSLIEGEQPIAIYRKFAQQFYSEPAEPKPLAPVKRVG, translated from the coding sequence GTGACCGTTCCCTACGAATCGATCCCGAATGGCTGGTTCGCCGTCGCCACGACGCGCGAGCTCAAAGCGGGTCGCGTGCTCGAGAAGAAGTACTTCGGCCGCGAGTGGGTGATGTGGCGCGACGCGAGCGGCGCCGCGGTGATGAACGACGCGTACTGCCCGCATCTCGGCGCGCACCTCGGCGGCGGCAAGGTGCGCGGCGACCGGCTGCACTGCCCGTTCCATGGCTTCGCCTATGCCCGCGACGGCGCTTGCGCGGCGACGCCCGATGGCCGCACACCTCCGCGCGTGCGCCTCCGCACGCTGCCGCTCCGCGAGAGCAACGGGATCGTGCTCGCGTACTGGCACGCGGAGGGCGAGGCGCCGCACTGGCAGCCGCCTGCGATCGATCAGCCTGGCTTCACCTCGTTCAAGTTCCTGCGCCGCGCGTTCCGCGGTCACCCGCAGGAGATTTGCGAGAACAGCTCCGACCTCGTGCACTTCGGCCCCACGCATGGCTACGGCGATCCGCACGCGACGCGCGAGCCGCACGTCGACGGCCACGTGCTCTACGTCGACTACGCGATGAACCGCAGCCTCGACTTCCTCGGCATGCCGAATCGCCGCGCGCCGCTCGTCTTCTCGGCGGAGGTGTTCGGCCTCGGCTTCTCGCGCGTGCACGCGCGCATGCCGAGCATCGGCGTCGAAGCGGACTTGTTGGTGATGCCGACGCCGATCACGGCGAACGAGGTCGAGCTGAACTTCGCCGCGCGCGTGAAGAACCCGCGCGTCCCATTCGTGGCGCCGATCCTGCGCCAGCTGTTCGTGCGCGGCTACACGAGCGACCTGATGGCGGACGTGCCGATCTGGGCGCGCAAGCGCTACGTCGCGCGGCCTTCGCTGATCGAAGGCGAGCAGCCGATCGCGATCTATCGGAAATTCGCGCAGCAGTTCTACAGCGAGCCTGCAGAGCCGAAGCCGCTCGCGCCGGTGAAGCGCGTGGGCTGA